TGAAAGGTTTAAAGCACGCGATCTGCTTAGATATTTTGGTGAACTTTATGGAGTCCCAAAAGAAAAGCTTAACGATAGAGTTTATGAGCTTCTTGAGCTTGTAGGAATGGAAAATCGTGCAGAACATAAAATAAACACATTTTCAAAGGGATTACGTCAAAGAATTGGTATTGCAAGGGCTTTAATCCATGATCCAGAGATCATTATATTTGATGAACCTACAATGGGACTGGACCCTGCTACTGCACTTTCAATTAGAAGTTTTATAGAAGGCCTTAAAGGTGAGAAGACCATAATTTTGTGCACTCACTACATGGAAGAAGCTGATGCGCTTTGTGATAGGGTCGCGATTTTAAGTGGGGGTAAAATCAGGGATATGGGCACTCCTGATTATCTTAAGGCAAAGATTCACGGCCAAACTATACTCCAGATAAAAATGAACCATGCAGATATAGATACTGATAAAGTTCTTAATTTTAATTCTGTAGAAAATGTAAACTTAAAGGGTAAAAATCTGGAAGTATCTTTAAATTCTAAAGAAGATATTTCAGACATAGTTAGCCTGATTGGACATAATGTAGTATCTGTAAATACTAAAGAGCCGTCACTTGAGGATGTATTCATTCATGCTGTGAAATAGATATTTCAGGGTTTTATTATGAGATTTTCAACTATAACTAAATGGGAGTTTAAAAATACCCTCTCGAGC
This window of the Methanobacterium veterum genome carries:
- a CDS encoding ABC transporter ATP-binding protein; protein product: MDLKEDMIKIDSLTKYFGEIQALDNLSLNIKKGELLGIIGPNGAGKTTTIRIICGILKPDMGTVFVGGHDVLEDPITTKSMIGYLPEEPNLYERFKARDLLRYFGELYGVPKEKLNDRVYELLELVGMENRAEHKINTFSKGLRQRIGIARALIHDPEIIIFDEPTMGLDPATALSIRSFIEGLKGEKTIILCTHYMEEADALCDRVAILSGGKIRDMGTPDYLKAKIHGQTILQIKMNHADIDTDKVLNFNSVENVNLKGKNLEVSLNSKEDISDIVSLIGHNVVSVNTKEPSLEDVFIHAVK